A single window of Vibrio sp. HB236076 DNA harbors:
- a CDS encoding ECF-type sigma factor — MEQDKPCALTEIIVKWQHGDKQAESELYQFTYLKLRELAQNARQKSGQKFGFSNQVLSDSINNTTALIHDAYLRMSTMDRHSIASTREFLLMAAKVMQQILIDHARSTQAQKRQHNTPSYDLHDNKIDALLSVNQVLEHFSDHYPRQSDAFKLKYLIGMKNQEISQLLECSCSLIEKDLKFSRSWLASKVAN, encoded by the coding sequence ATGGAGCAAGACAAACCCTGTGCCCTCACCGAGATCATAGTTAAATGGCAACATGGCGACAAACAAGCAGAAAGCGAACTGTACCAATTCACTTACCTAAAATTGCGTGAACTGGCGCAAAATGCCCGTCAGAAAAGCGGACAAAAGTTTGGTTTTAGCAATCAAGTGTTAAGCGACAGCATCAACAATACTACGGCCCTTATCCACGATGCTTACCTGCGCATGTCGACGATGGACCGCCACAGCATCGCCAGCACTCGTGAGTTTTTATTGATGGCGGCCAAAGTCATGCAACAGATATTAATCGATCACGCCAGAAGCACCCAAGCGCAAAAACGCCAACACAATACGCCGAGCTACGATCTACACGACAATAAGATCGATGCGTTACTCAGTGTGAATCAAGTGCTTGAACACTTTAGCGATCATTACCCCCGTCAATCCGACGCCTTTAAATTAAAATATTTAATCGGCATGAAAAATCAAGAAATCAGCCAACTACTCGAGTGCAGTTGCAGTTTAATCGAAAAAGATCTCAAGTTTTCGCGCTCTTGGTTAGCCAGTAAGGTCGCCAATTAA
- a CDS encoding chromosome partitioning protein ParA: protein MHYTLILFALLALLPNAVSANKATPQVGYFIDAPVTGLYYYTSSGLSGVTDKGGFSYREGDTVDFFLGNRQEGILLASTSAKPVITPLQISTQTTHSVNLTRLLMSLDNQPKERDHIVVDTSTSVLEPWLDTLRNVDFSYLDQALLPLAKELVSGQEALAHLVNSQQYIQERFTSPKVIFEPFDQPMTEVMIRQKDIEGNICTFNLDFRHRRPFSPPIAVQEFTVRSDRVTVKSSTGDRFSHCHLQPQPATTQHIDVNELKGVPGVIGCALQGCTHNDLNGFSIEDRQDDDDWNYRTFAMSFDPQTQISMQKIQGLGAHPKLAHDNQEQTIRFVYPTAKAQRIRYQGIWRENHYANHQNSERCLRITDTRVFRSETPPQQGRCSTQTAHYSHDVTHEFKDMWWLDNRDDDAWPLLAQMNTQVRWRTPDRVDHFTRWEYLPNGPLWQKGILYRYQMRLQHQAKGYPQLDTLAISQLVKLTEQ from the coding sequence ATGCACTACACACTCATATTATTCGCCTTACTCGCTCTACTGCCTAACGCGGTGTCGGCGAATAAGGCCACGCCACAAGTCGGCTATTTTATTGATGCGCCGGTAACCGGGCTTTACTACTACACCTCTTCGGGGCTCTCTGGCGTGACCGATAAGGGCGGCTTTTCCTATCGAGAAGGGGATACGGTCGATTTTTTCTTGGGCAACCGCCAAGAGGGAATCCTCTTGGCCAGCACCTCGGCCAAACCAGTGATCACCCCCCTCCAAATCAGCACGCAAACCACCCATAGCGTTAATCTTACGCGCTTGTTGATGTCATTAGATAACCAGCCAAAAGAGCGTGATCACATCGTTGTCGACACATCAACAAGTGTACTCGAGCCTTGGCTAGATACATTGCGCAACGTGGACTTTAGCTACTTAGATCAAGCCTTGTTACCTCTGGCTAAAGAGCTGGTTTCCGGACAAGAAGCGCTCGCACACTTAGTCAACAGTCAGCAGTACATTCAAGAGCGCTTTACTTCCCCCAAGGTTATCTTCGAGCCGTTTGATCAGCCAATGACCGAGGTGATGATTCGTCAAAAAGACATCGAAGGTAACATTTGCACCTTTAATTTGGATTTTCGCCATCGCCGCCCCTTTTCCCCGCCGATCGCAGTGCAAGAGTTCACCGTCCGTTCGGATCGCGTCACCGTTAAATCATCAACCGGGGATCGCTTTAGCCATTGTCACCTACAACCTCAACCCGCCACAACCCAACATATTGATGTGAATGAACTAAAGGGCGTCCCTGGTGTGATTGGCTGTGCACTGCAAGGGTGTACCCACAATGACTTGAATGGCTTTTCGATTGAAGATCGCCAAGACGATGACGACTGGAACTATCGCACCTTTGCCATGAGCTTTGATCCGCAAACCCAAATATCGATGCAGAAAATTCAAGGCCTGGGCGCTCACCCCAAGCTCGCTCACGACAATCAAGAACAGACGATTCGCTTTGTGTACCCAACGGCCAAAGCGCAACGCATTCGCTATCAAGGCATTTGGCGTGAAAACCATTACGCCAATCACCAGAACAGCGAGCGCTGCCTGCGCATCACCGACACGCGCGTATTTCGCTCAGAGACACCGCCGCAACAGGGCCGTTGCAGTACCCAAACCGCTCATTATTCCCATGACGTAACCCATGAATTTAAAGATATGTGGTGGCTAGACAACCGCGACGATGACGCCTGGCCTTTACTGGCGCAAATGAATACCCAGGTGCGTTGGCGCACGCCCGACCGAGTCGACCACTTTACCCGCTGGGAGTATTTGCCCAACGGCCCCTTGTGGCAGAAAGGCATTTTGTATCGCTACCAAATGCGTTTACAACATCAAGCCAAAGGCTATCCACAATTGGACACCTTGGCCATATCGCAATTGGTTAAGCTCACTGAGCAGTGA